The following proteins come from a genomic window of Oncorhynchus mykiss isolate Arlee chromosome 19, USDA_OmykA_1.1, whole genome shotgun sequence:
- the LOC110515932 gene encoding von Willebrand factor A domain-containing protein 7: MQTSLLLMALYLSIPGGTQAFKPLISGGGSITHRDITQRAVLRKTAEVCRALAAAQGRDFSLPIDDSLSIIKLQKACSADSSSSSLVSTILFQSAIVKMYLSNALVDMAFALSKAHHFDGETFQGGRALITAGVSEVKASVKRGSFLLARLALGRVCHTLQDFYSHSNWVEMGNRQPYSTLIRPDLQLVNLAGPSTPTCRSCMGGNCTDNILPEVLQQGLLTSGYFNLFSSNKPAGKCSHGGSFDRTSGRDPEGGINKDDVGSSHGHLHHTAADVAVNATMELLEDIRGAAGDKGFLRLMDITQSSVLCFVIDTTGSMSDDITEAKRVSFSIIDSKRGTQQEPSSYILVPFNDPGFGPLITTTNADIFKQRINALTASGGGDIPELCLSGLQLALTAAPPSSEIFVFTDAPAKDTALKSTVTALIESTKSVVTFMLTDNLRSSRRRRRRSMGGASAVWPSQGGASNRMAQSDAQLYRDLAQASGGQAIEVTKEDLHRATSVIEDASDAAQVTVLQEVRSPGKAENFSFTVDESMRNLNAYITGGSLSFTLTSPSGVSQSNSEASGPLGTIQTVGNLHRISLTTHNNTGLWEISLNSLESYSLKVIGQSSVNFGYHFVEAFGGAHGDFGLKEGRPLTGDNITLLVSVTGGDSVTVTAVALVEASGSGSEVNGTLQLLGGTGGGDFLVTVARVPQGEFVVRLRGESNSATTKSSPSLFQRQVSTQIKTSSISVTAQADSTLEPGSTISVPFTVAMANGTGGAFTVRATNDRGFTSSFPASVSIVTGEGEAKGTVTLTAPASTSSGTDVTLTIEAESAGAADLNYAILRLSVVSKVTDFTPPQCGVVSVSSNCPADCGASYWQLSANLTDGANGTGIDRVTLRQGNGTLNTSTEVGTGGENVTRIEYSATCCSKKVELVVVDRAGNVGVCLGSVKDSVGVVVSSTAQASVTNTTAVPVVSTTSTGGSPLTLSLYLRICVMLSLLLWKRVEL, from the exons ATGCAGACCTCCCTCCTCTTGATGGCGCTGTACCTGTCCATTCCAGGGGGCACCCAGGCCTTCAAACCCCTCATCTCAGGAGGGGGCTCGATCACACATCGTGACATCACACAGAGGGCCGTATTACGCAAAACCGCCGAGGTCTGCCGCGCCCTGGCAGCCGCCCAGGGGCGGGACTTCAGCCTGCCT ATTGATGACAGTCTCTCCATCATCAAACTACAGAAGGCCTGCTCTGcagactcctcctcttcctccctcgtCTCCACCATCCTCTTCCAGAGTGCCATTGTCAAGATGTACCTTAGCAACGCCCTGGTGGACATGGCGTTTGCTCTGAGCAAA GCGCACCACTTCGACGGTGAGACCTTCCAGGGGGGGCGGGCCCTGATCACGGCGGGGGTGTCGGAGGTCAAGGCCAGCGTCAAACGAGGGAGCTTCTTATTGGCCAGGCTGGCCCTGGGACGAGTCTGTCACACACTACAG GATTTCTACAGCCACAGTAACTGGGTTGAGATGGGGAACAGACAGCCGTACAGCACTCTGATCAGACCTGACCTGCAACTGGTGAACCTGGCAG gCCCCAGTACTCCGACCTGTAGGAGCTGTATGGGAGGTAACTGTACTGATAACATCCTACCAGAGGTCTTACAGCAGGGCCTTCTCACCTCTGGATACTTCAACCTGTTCTCCTCCAACAAacctgcag gTAAGTGTAGCCACGGCGGGTCGTTTGACCGGACCAGCGGTCGGGACCCGGAAGGGGGCATCAACAAGGACGACGTGGGGTCCAGTCACGGTCACCTCCACCACACTGCAGCCGACGTGGCCGTCAACGCTACCATGGAACTATTGGAGGACATCAGAGGAGCTGCCGGGGACAAAGGCTTCctacg GTTAATGGACATCACCCAGTCATCAGTGTTGTGTTTTGTCATCGACACCACAGGCAGTATGAGTGATGACATCACTGAGGCTAAGAGAGTGTCCTTCTCCATCATCGACAGTAAGAGAGGAACCCAGCAGGAACCTTCATCATACATCCTGGTCCCCTTCAACGACCCAG gatTTGGACCTCTGATCACCACAACAAATGCAGACATTTTCAAACAGAGAATCAACGCCCTGACAGCATCAGGAGGAGGAGATATACCAGAGCTGTGCCTATCAGGACTAcag CTGGCCCTCACGGCGGCGCCACCCTCCTCTGAGATCTTTGTGTTCACTGATGCTCCTGCTAAAGACACTGCACTGAAGAGCACTGTCACGGCCCTCATAGAGAGCACCAAGTCTGTG gtgaCCTTCATGTTGACTGACAACCTCCGATCCAGTCGACGTCGTCGTAGGCGTTCCATGGGCGGGGCTTCAGCCGTATGGCCCAGTCAGGGTGGAGCCTCCAACCGGATGGCCCAATCAGACGCTCAGCTGTACCGTGACCTTGCCCAGGCCTCTGGAG GTCAGGCCATTGAGGTCACCAAGGAGGATCTGCACCGGGCCACCAGCGTCATCGAGGACGCCTCCGATGCAGCACAG gttaCTGTTCTACAGGAGGTAAGGAGCCCAGGAAAGGCAGAGAATTTCTCCTTTACAGTAGACGAGTCTATGAGAAATCTGAATGCTTACATCACAGGAGgatccctctccttcactctcaccagcccttcag gtGTGTCTCAGAGTAACAGTGAGGCCAGTGGTCCTCTGGGGACCATCCAGACTGTAGGGAACCTACACCGCATCTCTCtgaccacacacaacaacacaggatTATGGGAAATCAGTCTTAACTCCCTAGAGTCTTACTCACTGAAGGTCATAG gtcagAGCTCTGTTAATTTTGGCTACCATTTTGTGGAGGCTTTCGGGGGGGCTCATGGAGACTTTGGCCTCAAAGAGGGCCGTCCTCTCACAG gCGATAACATAACCCTGCTGGTGTCTGTGACGGGGGGTGACTCTGTCACTGTGACGGCGGTGGCCCTGGTCGAGGCCTCGGGGTCAGGGTCAGAAGTCAACGGAACCCTGCAATTGCTAGGCGGCACCGGCGGCGGGGACTTCCTGGTTACCGTGGCCAGAGTCCCACAGGGGGAGTTTGTTGTGCGTCTGAGGGGAGAGAGCAATAGCGCCACCACCAAATCATCACCTAGCCTCTTCCAGAGACAGGTCTCCACTCAGATAAAGACTTCCAGCATCTCTGTTACG GCCCAGGCTGACAGTACTCTAGAACCCGGTTCTACCATCTCTGTCCCCTTCACTGTGGCAATGGCCAACGGAACAGGAGGAGCTTTTACCGTCCGAGCCACGAACGACCGCGGCTTCACTTCCTCCTTCCCCGCCAGTGTCTCCATTGTGACCGGAGAGGGAGAGGCCAAAGGTACGGTGACTCTCACGGCGCCCGCCAGCACCTCATCGGGAACGGACGTCACCCTGACCATCGAGGCAGAGTCCGCTGGAGCAGCAGACTTGAACTACGCCATCCTGCGTCTCTCTGTTGTCAGCAAG GTGACAGATTTCACTCCTCCCCAGTGTGGGGTGGTCAGCGTCTCGTCCAACTGCCCGGCTGACTGTGGTGCCTCTTACTGGCAGCTCTCTGCCAACCTGACCGACGGTGCCAACGGGACTGGCATCGACCGAGTCACCCTGCGCCAGGGCAACGGGACCCTGAACACTTCTACAGAGGTGGGCACCGGGGGCGAGAACGTGACCCGGATTGAGTACAGCGCCACCTGCTGTTCAAAGAAGGTAGAGCTAGTGGTAGTTGACAGGGCAGGCAACGTGGGTGTGTGTCTGGGCTCAGTAAAGGACTCTGTGGGGGTGGTTGTGAGCTCTACAGCACAGgcctctgtcaccaacactacagctgtacctgtagttagtactacatctaCTGGAGGGTCACCTTTGACTCTGTCCCTGTATCTAAGGATCTGTGTGATGCTTTCTCTTCTCCTGTGGAAGAGAGTAGAGCTATAG
- the LOC110534948 gene encoding C-type lectin domain family 4 member E-like: MSEAINAEPDMNKKVKFNRDGVIGDHDSTERDQLQTSYNILTKERDQLQKEKDDVMSKLSNLKQTCPEGWHTFESSWYFLFTKAKTWEESRQECVERGADLVIINSEKEQEFLFNLNSSFWIGLTDSVTEGTWKWVVRKPTDHPKVLGEWTA; the protein is encoded by the exons ATGTCTGAGGCCATCAATGCTGAACCAGATATGAACAAGAAGGTCAAGTTTAACAGAg ATGGAGTCATTGGTGATCACGACtcaacagagagagaccagctacagaccagttacaacatcctgactaaagagagagaccagctacagaaagagaaagatgaTGTCATGTCAAAGTTATCTAATCTGA AACAAACCTGTCCAGAAGGCTGGCATACGTTTGAATCCagttggtacttcctgtttactaAGGCTAAAACCTGGGAGGAGAGCAGACAGGAATgtgtggagagaggagcagacctggtgatcATAAACAGTGAAAAGGAacag GAGTTTCTCTTCAACCTCAACAGTAGTTTttggattggtctgactgactctgttactgaGGGGACCTGGAAATGGGTGGTACGGAAacccactgaccaccccaag GTTCTGGGGGAGTGGACAGCCTAA